In the Hordeum vulgare subsp. vulgare chromosome 7H, MorexV3_pseudomolecules_assembly, whole genome shotgun sequence genome, one interval contains:
- the LOC123411996 gene encoding cortical cell-delineating protein-like → MAPSKLAFFLALNLVLLAAVQGCGPYCPPVVPTPPIGGGSCSINTLKLGVCANVLNLLKLKIGVPANEQCCPLLGGLADLDAAVCLCTAIRANILGIKLNVPIDLTLLLNQCGKKCPANFTCPM, encoded by the coding sequence ATGGCGCCTTCCAAGCTCGCCTTCTTCCTCGCTCTGAACCTGGTCCTCCTTGCCGCCGTGCAGGGCTGCGGTCCCTACTGCCCACCGGTCGTCCCCACCCCGCCGATCGGCGGGGGCAGCTGCTCGATCAACACGCTGAAGCTGGGCGTCTGCGCCAACGTGCTGAACCTGCTGAAGCTTAAGATTGGCGTGCCGGCGAACGAGCAGTGCTGCCCACTCCTGGGCGGGCTCGCCGACCTCGACGCCGCCGTGTGCCTCTGCACCGCCATCAGGGCCAACATCCTCGGCATCAAGCTCAATGTCCCCATCGACCTCACCCTCCTACTCAACCAGTGCGGCAAGAAGTGCCCCGCCAACTTCACCTGCCCCATGTGA